The proteins below come from a single Aspergillus oryzae RIB40 DNA, chromosome 5 genomic window:
- a CDS encoding uncharacterized protein (predicted protein) has translation MNPDDLDDPDLRAAIAASLRESSNHEENSQNGRQHEVVDLTADSDDDVIPIFPKSNSVIGSETDGDETDSGEEDGDDEDEDLKRAIELSMQSAIADEDGSSRHHLSSIGNNDSKASNTPISSRAETPASIQAPTQAAGLLGLDRRQMEKERLERLNKRKAEEPVSDGQRDAKQARTGTPSRSPGPAISVVDSSSGSNSSRTTPAGNDQIQIPSPTPSVQFPNGVVKKTWAFGCRRQGDDIKIEEVFQKSDLQLAVLSSFMWEMEWLFSKLNTAKTRFYLVMQAKDESTLMLLFHSGYVRIVVPTANLTPYDWGEIGGLMENNRAYCICPHYVTSSTLTSCGGSHMGDSWRRTGYCGLGRAVNSLGLRTSKPLNIDFVTSSVGSLTDEFLRSIYLACQGITLCPGDDGSTEYVLRTAKSFPVRSRSNPTQLINKSTAEEWKDRFRVYFPSETTVNDTKGGPQSAGTICFQSRWYTGPKFPRHVLRDCVSQRLGLLMHNKILYVRPDDPATLPDNSQCRAWAYVGSANLSESAWGRLVQERATKEPKLNCRNWECGVLMPVISKEDAVSEQNKSPNDESGTMLDAFKGIVPVPMRLPAPQYGPNRKPWFNSESGM, from the exons ATGAATCCCGACGATTTAGATGACCCTGATCTGAGGGCAGCAATCGCTGCCTCTCTCAGGGAATCCAGTAATCACGAAGAGAACAGCCAAAACGGGCGTCAACATGAAGTTGTTGACTTGACTGCAgattctgatgatgatgtgataCCCATATTCCCCAAGTCAAACTCCGTCATTGGTTCCGAGACAGATGGGGATGAAACCGATTCgggcgaggaagatggcgatgacgaagatgaagacctgAAGAGGGCGATCGAACTGTCTATGCAAAGTGCCAtagcagatgaagatggctctTCGAGACATCATTTGTCATCAATTGGCAACAATGACAGCAAGGCATCTAACACCCCGATATCCAGTAGAGCTGAAACCCCAGCAAGCATACAGGCGCCGACACAAGCAGCTGGCTTATTGGGCTTGGATCGAAGacagatggagaaagagcGCCTGGAGCGGCtgaacaagagaaaagccgaagaacCTGTATCGGATGGCCAACGGGATGCAAAGCAGGCGAGAACTGGAACGCCTTCAAGATCTCCCGGTCCTGCTATATCAGTGGTTgactcatcttctggatcaaatTCGTCACGCACAACGCCAGCAGGAAATGATCAAATTCAGATCCCATCTCCGACCCCGTCGGTTCAATTTCCTAACGGAGTCGTTAAGAAAACATGGGCCTTCGGTTGCCGCCGACAGggtgatgatatcaagatcgAGGAAGTTTTTCAGAAATCTGACTTACAACTTGCTGTCCTCAGCTCTTTTATGTGGGAAATGGAATGGCTTTTCTCAAAATTAAATACAGCAAAAACTCGATTCTACTTGGTGATGCAAGCCAAGGATGAATCTACA CTGATGTTACTCTTCCACTCGGGATACGTTCGAATTGTGGTCCCCACTGCCAACTTGACTCCATATGACTGGGGTGAAATAGGTGGTCTTATGGAAAAT AACCGCGCATATTGCATTTGTCCACACTATGTAacctcctctaccctgacATCATG TGGTGGCTCGCATATGGGAGATTCGTGGCGGCGTACAGGGTACTGCGGCTTAGGACGTGCAGTGAACTCTCTTGGTTTGCGAACATCCAAACCTCTCAACATCGATTTTGTC ACGTCATCCGTTGGCTCCTTGACGGACGAGTTCTTGAGGTCCATATATCTTGCATGCCAAG GGATAACTTTGTGTCCAGGCGACGATGGATCGACGGAATACGTCCTTCGCACCGCAAAATCCTTTCCTGTCCGGAGCCGCAGCAACCCTACACAGCTCATTAACAAGTCTACGGCCGAAGAGTGGAAAGATAGATTTAGAGTCTACTTCCCCTCAGAGACAACAGTTAATGACACAAAAGGTGGACCACAATCCGCAGGGACGATTTGCTTTCAATCAAGGTGGTATACGGGCCCTAAATTTCCTCGTCATGTTCTGCGTGACTGTGTAAGTCAGAGGCTAGGCCTACTGATGCATAATAAA ATCCTCTACGTAAGGCCAGATGACCCAGCGACGCTACCTGATAACTCTCAATGCCGAGCCTGGGCTTATGTGGGAAGTGCGAATCTTTCAGAGAGCGCATG GGGCCGCCTCGTTCAGGAGCGGGCAACAAAGGAACCGAAACTCAACTGTCGAAACTGGGAATGCGGTGTGCTCATGCCTGTTATTAGTAAAGAAGATGCTGTGTCGGAGCAGAACAAGTCCCCGAACGATGAATCCGGGACTATGCTAGATGCCTTCAAAGGCATTGTGCCCGTGCCGATGCGTCTCCCAGCACCTCAGTACGGGCCAAACCGCAAGCCTTGGTTCAATTCAGAAAGTGGAATGTGA
- the atrF gene encoding ABC drug exporter AtrF (pleiotropic drug resistance proteins (PDR1-15), ABC superfamily) → MADDHRQPEASSNTAANPYNHPVASEHTLGSLNTTSTSETDASADADARWGERNQGDPVSRRGAMEEFEEMRREVTKLSLHRTRSAKDARRRSRAEGRDEEKALEDEQASSTDEYRGGFDLNEFLMGGHLERRTTAGEPAKKVGVAFKNVTVKGVETGASFVRTLPDAVVGTFGPDLYKIICRFVPALHFGKRPPVRDLLHDFSGAVREGEMMLVLGRPGAGCSTFLKTIANDREAFAGVEGEVSYGGLSAEEQHKHFRGEVNYNQEDDQHFPNLTVWQTLKFSLINKTKKHDKASIPIIIDALLKMFGITHTKNTLVGNEYVRGVSGGERKRVSIAETLATKSSVVCWDNSTRGLDASTALDYAKSLRIMTDVSKRTTLVTLYQAGESIYELMDKVLVIDAGRMLYQGPANEAKQYFVDLGFYCPEQSTTADFLTSLCDPNARQFQPGREASTPKTAEELEAIFKQSEAYKQIWNEVCAYEKLLQDTNQEDTRRFQKTVAQSKSKTVSKKSPYTVSIVRQVAACVQREFWLLWGDKTSLYTKYFIIVSNGLIVSSLFYGESLDTSGAFSRGGALFFSILFLGWLQLTELMPAVSGRGIVARHKDYAFYRPSAVAIARVVVDFPAIFCMVVPFTIIVYFMTGLDVEASKFFIYFLFVYTTTFCITSLYRMFAALSPTIDDAVRFAGIALNVLILFVGYVIPKQGLIDGSIWFGWLFYVNPLSYSYEAVLTNEFSNRVMSCAPSQLVPQGPGVDPRYQGCALTGSELGKADFAGSRYLQESFQFTRHHLWRNFGVVIAFTVLYLLVTVIAAEVLSFVGGGGGALVFKKSKRSTKLKAQNGKGNDEEQVQNTGDNAALSRGEAKSSSSGEAMQRLSASDRVFTWSNVEYTVPYGNGTRKLLNGVNGYAKPGLMIALMGASGAGKTTLLNTLAQRQKMGVVTGDMLVDGHPLGTEFQRGTGFCEQMDLHDNTATIREALEFSAILRQDRNTPRQEKLDYVDQIIDLLELEDIQDAIIGSLNVEQKKRVTIGVELAAKPSLLLFLDEPTSGLDSQAAFSIVRFLKKLSQAGQAILCTIHQPSSMLIQQFDMVLALNPGGNTFYFGPIGPEGRDVIKYFADRGVVCPPSKNVAEFILETAAKATKKDGRAIDWNEEWRNSEQNRRILDEIQQIREERSKIPIADKGVEYEFAAPTWTQTVLLTERLFRQYWRDPSYYYGKLFVSVIIGIFNGFTFWMLDNSISSMQNRMFSIFLIILIPPIVLNSIVPKFYINRALWEAREYPSRIYGWFAFCTANVVCEIPMAIVSALIYWLLWYYPVGFPTDSSSAGYVFLMSMLFFLFQASWGQWICAFAPSFTVISNVLPFFFVMVNLFNGIVRPYKDYPVFWKYWMYYVNPVTWWLRGVISSVFPSVDIECASKEATHFDPPPGSTCQQYAGNFVSNIAGVGYLVNPDATEDCQYCPFANGTEYMHTLNVHDGDKWRCFGIFLAFVIINWALVYFFIYTVRVRGWSFGMGYLFGGVGVMIEGVKKVFSKKSEKEQN, encoded by the exons ATGGCAGACGACCATCGTCAGCCTGAGGCATCGTCCAATACGGCTGCAAATCCCTACAATCACCCGGTGGCTTCAGAGCATACGTTGGGCTCTTTGAACACGACCTCGACCAGTGAAACCGATGCCTCGGCTGACGCTGACGCGAGATGGGGCGAACGCAACCAGGGTGACCCTGTTTCCCGTCGGGGTGCGATGGAGGAATTCGAAGAGATGCGAAGGGAAGTGACCAAGCTTAGTCTCCACCGGACTCGTTCAGCCAAAGATGCTCGGCGGCGCTCACGGGCCGAGGGTCGcgacgaggagaaggcgcTCGAGGACGAACAGGCTTCGTCTACGGATGAGTACCGGGGTGGGTTCGATCTGAACGAGTTTTTGATGGGCGGCCATCTGGAACGACGAACGACGGCAGGAGAgccggccaagaaggtcggcGTTGCCTTCAAGAATGTCACGGTGAAAGGTGTCGAGACGGGTGCCTCCTTCGTCCGGACCCTTCCTGATGCTGTCGTTGGAACTTTTGGTCCCGACCTGTACAAGATCATATGTCGCTTCGTACCTGCCCTCCACTTTGGTAAGCGTCCTCCGGTAAGAGACTTGCTCCACGACTTCAGCGGAGCTGTCAGGGAAGGCGAAATGATGCTAGTGCTTGGTAGGCCCGGGGCAGGCTGTTCCACCTTCTTGAAGACAATTGCCAATGACCGGGAAGCCTTCGCAGGGGTTGAGGGTGAGGTCAGTTATGGTGGCCTCTCAGCGGAAGAGCAACATAAGCATTTCCGCGGCGAGGTGAACTACAACCAGGAAGATGATCAGCATTTCCCGAACCTCACAGTTTGGCAGACGCTGAAGTTTTCTTTGATTaacaagacaaagaaacatgACAAAGCTAGTATACCCATTATTATCGACGCGCTGTTGAAAATGTTCGGCATTACCCATACAAAGAACACTCTGGTGGGTAATGAGTATGTCCGTGGTGTCTctggtggagagagaaagcgtGTCAGTATTGCTGAAACGCTTGCGACTAAGTCTTCCGTCGTCTGCTGGGATAACTCCACCAGAGGACTGGATGCCAGCACCGCTCTTGATTATGCCAAGTCGCTCCGTATCATGACAGACGTCAGCAAGCGGACTACTTTGGTTACCCTATACCAAGCGGGTGAGAGTATTTATGAGCTGATGGATAAGGTTCTGGTGATCGATGCGGGACGCATGCTCTATCAAGGCCCTGCCAACGAAGCAAAGCAGTACTTTGTGGATCTCGGGTTTTATTGCCCGGAGCAATCCACAACTGCTGATTTCCTCACTTCCCTGTGTGACCCGAATGCCCGCCAGTTCCAGCCAGGCCGCGAAGCGTCGACACCAAAGACCGCTGAAGAACTCGAGGCGATCTTCAAGCAGAGTGAAGCATACAAGCAGATCTGGAATGAAGTTTGTGCGTACGAGAAATTATTACAGGACACTAACCAGGAGGACACTCGCCGCTTCCAGAAAACTGTGGCCCAATCAAAGAGTAAGACGGTCTCGAAAAAGTCCCCTTACACGGTCTCCATTGTCAGGCAAGTCGCGGCTTGTGTGCAGCGAGAATTTTGGCTCCTGTGGGGAGACAAGACCTCCCTGTATACCAAATACTTCATTATTGTCTCGAACGGTCTTATCgtctcttctttgttctatgGTGAATCCTTGGATACTAGCGGAGCTTTCTCGCGTGGTGGTGCCCTGTTCTTTTCGATTCTATTCCTCGGTTGGCTGCAGCTGACGGAACTGATGCCTGCGGTTTCCGGCCGTGGTATCGTCGCACGTCATAAGGATTATGCCTTCTACCGTCCATCTGCCGTGGCAATCGCCCGAGTTGTGGTCGATTTCCcggccatcttctgcatggTTGTCCCGTTCACTATCATCGTATATTTCATGACGGGGCTCGATGTGGAGGCCTCCAAGTTCTTTATCTACTTCTTGTTTGTGTACACGACGACATTCTGTATCACGTCCCTGTATCGCATGTTCGCAGCACTATCTCCGACTATCGACGATGCCGTTCGGTTCGCTGGTATTGCTCTGAACGTGTTGATTCTGTTCGTTGGTTATGTCATTCCAAAGCAAGGACTTATTGATGGCTCGATCTGGTTCGGTTGGTTGTTCTACGTGAACCCGCTTTCGTACAGTTATGAGGCGGTCCTTACAAACGAATTCTCGAACAGAGTTATGTCATGTGCTCCTTCGCAGCTCGTGCCTCAAGGCCCAGGTGTGGATCCAAGATACCAAGGTTGTGCTCTCACTGGGTCCGAGCTTGGTAAGGCAGACTTTGCAGGAAGTCGGTATCTTCAAGAAAGTTTCCAATTCACTCGGCACCATTTGTGGCGCAATTTTGGAGTGGTCATCGCTTTCACGGTTCTGTACCTCCTTGTCACTGTCATAGCTGCGGAAGTTCTCTCATTTGTCGGAGGTGGCGGCGGCGCATTGGTCTTCAAGAAGTCCAAGCGTTCCACAAAACTCAAAGCGCAAAACGGCAAAGGTAacgatgaagagcaagtACAAAATACAGGCGATAATGCGGCATTGTCACGTGGAGAAGCGAAGTCTTCTAGCAGCGGCGAAGCCATGCAGCGCCTTTCTGCTAGCGATCGAGTTTTCACCTGGTCGAATGTAGAATACACGGTGCCATACGGAAATGGAACACGGAAACTTCTTAACGGCGTTAACGGTTATGCGAAGCCCGGTCTTATGATCGCTTTAATGGGTGCTTCTGGAGCAGGCAAGACCACTCTACTCAACACCTTAGCTCAGCGTCAGAAGATGGGTGTGGTCACTGGCGACATGCTTGTTGACGGTCATCCTCTCGGTACCGAGTTCCAAAGAGGCACTGGTTTCTGTGAACAAATGGATCTTCATGACAATACCGCGACCATTCGGGAGGCCCTTGAGTTCTCGGCAATCCTTCGTCAGGACAGAAACACCCCACGTCAAGAAAAGCTTGATTATGTGGATCAGATTATCGACCTATTGGAGTTAGAGGATATCCAGGACGCTATTATTGGTTCTTTGAATgttgaacagaagaagagagtaaCTATCGGTGTCGAGCTAGCTGCGAAACCGAGTcttctcctgttcctggatGAGCCCACTAGTGGTCTGGACAGTCAGGCAGCCTTCTCAATCGTGagattcttgaagaagctctcCCAAGCGGGACAGGCCATTCTGTGCACAATTCACCAGCCGTCATCCATGCTGATCCAGCAATTCGACATGGTCTTGGCTCTTAACCCGGGCGGAAACACTTTCTATTTCGGGCCTATTGGTCCTGAAGGTCGTGATGTGATCAAGTACTTTGCTGACCGCGGCGTCGTTTGCCCACCATCGAAGAATGTTGCAGAATTTATTCTCGAAACAGCAGCGAAGGCGACTAAGAAGGATGGTAGGGCTATTGATTGGAATGAAGAGTGGCGCAATTCCGAACAGAACCGCCGCATTCTGGACGAAATCCAGCAGATCAGGGAAGAACGCAGCAAGATCCCAATTGCCGACAAGGGCGTCGAATACGAGTTTGCTGCTCCCACATGGACACAGACTGTCCTGCTCACCGAGAGGTTGTTCAGACAATACTGGAGAGATCCATCGTACTATTACGGAAAGCTCTTCGTCAGTGTCATCATTGGTATTTTCAACGGATTC ACGTTCTGGATGCTCGATAACTCTATCAGTAGCATGCAAAACCGCAtgttctccatcttcttgatcattCTTATTCCCCCTATTGTCCTGAACAGTATTGTCCCCAAGTTCTATATCAACCGCGCCCTTTGGGAAGCTCGTGAATATCCTAGCCGTATCTACGGATGGTTCGCCTTCTGCACGGCAAACGTCGTTTGTGAAATTCCGATGGCAATCGTTTCCGCCCTTATCTATTGGCTCCTCTGGTACTACCCCGTTGGCTTCCCCACGGACTCGAGCAGCGCTGGATACGTCTTCCTCATGTcgatgcttttcttccttttccaagCCAGCTGGGGTCAATGGATTTGTGCCTTCGCCCCGTCGTTCACCGTGATTTCCAAC gttcttcccttcttctttgtcatgGTCAACCTGTTCAACGGTATCGTCCGTCCATACAAAGACTACCCGGTCTTCTGGAAATACTGGATGTACTACGTCAACCCGGTTACCTGGTGGCTCCGAGGCGTGATCTCAAGCGTTTTCCCCTCTGTCGACATCGAATGTGCCTCGAAGGAAGCCACCCACTTCGACCCTCCTCCAGGCTCTACCTGTCAACAATACGCAGGAAACTTCGTCTCCAACATCGCTGGAGTGGGATACCTGGTCAACCCGGACGCCACGGAAGACTGCCAATACTGCCCCTTCGCTAACGGCACAGAGTATATGCACACACTTAATGTCCACGATGGCGATAAGTGGCGGTGCTTTGGtatcttcttggcctttgTGATCATTAACTGGGCGTTGGTTTATTTCTTCATCTACACTGTCCGCGTTAGGGGATGGTCCTTTGGAATGGGATACCTCTTCGGTGGAGTCGGTGTGATGATTGAAGGAGTGAAAAAGGTCTTCTCTAAGAAGTCCGAAAAGGAACAGAATTAG
- a CDS encoding putative esterase (predicted hydrolases or acyltransferases (alpha/beta hydrolase superfamily)) has translation MQLKLPNALAKGQPGILHQYAERLVAFEFTRGNQRKPHSLIFIGGLSDGLWTVDYMTDLVAALQHSEWSVFSLVLSSSYNGWGVGRLGKDIDEIAQCVQYVRDYKKQLFGAGKVVIMGHSTGSQDVMHYLSCPNPRPRHPVLDREIDPLTRTPVDGAIMQAPVSDRESILSVLNDGTERDSPEVMQELYRKAVAHAKENTYEDDDTVETVVPLSVTARIGYPSSTAVSSRRFLSLASPDSPRKPDEDDLFSSDLSDEQLQQTFGVVGSRGLLKSKFMVLYSGRDQSVPPWVNKETLLKRWSTAAGPSWHPKSMIIPNASHALSDPDQAEPRRILAERVIAYLDEVAQEV, from the exons ATGCAGTTGAAGTTACCGAATGCGCTGGCTAAGGGCCAGCCGGGGATTTTGCATCAATAC GCTGAGAGGCTAGTTGCCTTCGAATTCACAAGGGGAAATCAAAGGAAGCCACATAGTCTCATTTTCATTGGGGGCTTGTCAGATGGGCTTTGGACCGTTGACTATATGACGGACTTGGTCGCAGCGCTGCAACACAGCGAATGGTCCGTCTTCTCACTGGTCTTGTCCTCTTCTTACAATGGGTGGGGCGTAGGTCGTCTAGGGAAAGACATTGATGAGATTGCGCAGTGTGTTCAGTACGTGCGTGACTATAAGAAACAGCTCTTCGGGGCCGGAAAAGTAGTCATCATGGGCCATTCGACGGGGAGTCAAGATGTGATGCACTATCTTAGCTGTCCGAACCCAAGGCCTAGACACCCGGTTCTAGACAGGGAGATTGATCCATTGACGAGGACCCCTGTCGATGGTGCGATTATGCAGGCACCTGTTTCGGACAGGGAAAGTATTCTCAGCGTCCTGAATGACGGGACGGAAAGAGACAGCCCAGAAGTAATGCAAGAGCTTTACCGTAAAGCGGTTGCTCATGCGAAGGAGAATACctacgaggatgatgatacAGTTGAAACTGTTGTCCCGCTTTCAGTGACCGCCAGGATCGGATACCCATCATCTACCGCTGTCAGCAGTCGCCGGTTCCTTAGCCTGGCTAGTCCTGATAGCCCACGAAAGCctgatgaggatgacctGTTCAGCTCAGATCTGAGTGACGAGCAGCTTCAGCAGACTTTTGGCGTCGTTGGGTCGCGTGGGCTTCTGAAATCTAAGTTTATGGTGCTGTACTCGGGAAGAGATCAGTCTGTGCCACCGTGGGTGAACAAGGAGACTTTGCTGAAACGGTGGTCCACCGCGGCGGGACCATCCTGGCACCCGAAGAGTATGATTATCCCCAATGCTTCACATGCGCTAAGTGACCCTGATCAAGCGGAACCAAGACGCATTTTGGCCGAGAGGGTCATTGCATATTTGGACGAAGTGGCGCAGGAAGTTTAG
- a CDS encoding uncharacterized protein (predicted protein) — translation MLGITLMLHSTSASMPDGRVTHMAILKKSNGSCVRVCACLCWDQHFPSALGMPGPTCTCSTDLGNSVSKPGSETQEGTFSPLASGTICGVFAVHHVFIVSLTGWEEP, via the exons ATGCTGGGGATTACGTTGATGTTACATTCCACATCTGCCAGTATGCCCGATGGCCGTGTCACTCACATGGCAATTTTGAAGAAGTCTAACGGCTCGTGTGTGCGCGTGTGTGCGTGTCTGTGTTGGGATCAACATTTCCCATCTGCCTTGGGCATGCCCGGGCCTACGTGTACTTGCAGCACTGACCTGGGGAATTCGGTCTCA AAACCAGGGAGTGAGACTCAAGAAGGCACATTTTCTCCCCTAGCATCTGGTACAATCTGTGGTGTTTTCGCCGTTCATCATGTTTTTATTGT TTCATTGACTGGCTGGGAAGAACCGTAA